The stretch of DNA GGGATGCGGGGGGGAATACGACGGCGACGGCGACGGCGACGGCGACGGCGACGACGACGGCGACGGCGACGAGGACACCGGTCGAGACGACCGTCGTCCCCCGACCGGAGGTACGGATGGGCGGCGGCCTTCCCCCCGCTCCGGGTGTCGTCCGGGTTCAAGAAGGGTATCCGCCCGGCGTCGACGCCGGGGGCGTGACGAACGCGTCGGCGCTCGCCGCGGCCCACCGGACCGCGCTGACGAACGGTTCGTATCGACTCTCGGTCGAGTACCGCGAGTACGTCGGCGGGCGCCCGACCGGGCGCGTCCACGAGCAGACGCTCGTCGAGAACGCCACCCGGTATCGATCCACCGTGACGACGGTCGGGGCGTTCCGGGGTGATGCGTGGGCGGCCGCCAACGCGACGACCTACGCCGACGGTGAGAGAGCGTACACGAGGCTCACGAACGAGACGTACGCCGACGGCACCGTGATCCTCACCGAGTCGGCGACGGAGGCGGAGTCCGCCGGCGGCGATGGGTGGCGAAGCGTCGCGGTGACGGCCGATCGGGATCGGTTCGCCAGCCGGACCGCGGGCTACCTGCTGTGGCTGCTCGACGACGGCGACTCGACCGTCGTCGGCAGTTTCGAGCGTGACGGGCGGACGTGGGTCTGGATCGGCGTCCAGCCCGGATCGGCGGCGGGCACCGACGCCGTGGGCAGCGTTCTCGTCGACGAACGCGGCCTCGTCCGGGGGATTCACTACGAGTACACGTACCTGCCCGCGGACTCCTCGTCGGTCCGAGCGGTCGTGTCCATGGAGATGACGCCCACGAACGCGAGCGTCGTGGAGCCGGCGTGGGTCCGGCGCGGCGGGGAGTGAGACCGTCGACCGAACGTTTAACCGCGGTGACGCGGAACCCCGTATCGATGGTCGAGGCGTTCGCCGTGGCGAGCGGTAAGGGCGGGACGGGCAAGACGACGAGCACGCTCGCGCTGGGGATGGCGCTCGCCGAGGACCACGACGTGACGGTCGTCGACGCCGACACCGGGATGGCGAACCTCCTCTTTCACGCCGGCCTCGACGACGCGACGGTGACGCTGCACGACCTGCTGGTCGGGGAGGAGGACGCCGCCGTCCCCGACGCAGTCTACGAGCGCTTCGGAATGAAGGTCGTCCCCTGCGGGACGAGCCTGGCGGCCTTTCGAGCCGCTGACCCCGAGCGCCTGCGGGACGTGGTGGCGGAACTCGCCGCCGATACGGACGTACTCCTGCTCGACTCGCCGGCGGCGCTGGGGTCGAAAAGCGCCGTCCTGCCTATCGTGCTCGCGGACCGGACGATGATCGTGCTCCAGCCGACGATTCCGGCGCTCTCCGACGGGCTCAAAGTACAGGAGTACGCCCGCTCGTACGGGACGGAGACGGCGGGGACGCTGTTCAACCGCGTCCGTGACGACGAGGGAGTCGACCGCGTCGCCGAGCAGGCGGACCGCTACTTCGGCGGGGAGACGCTTGGGGTAATCCCGGAGAGCGACGCGGCCCGTGCGGCCCGGGCGGCGGGGGAGCCCCTCCTGGCGCACGCACCGGATGCGCCCGCGTCGCAGGCGTTCCGCGAGGCGGCGAGACGACTCGACGTGCGCGACGGGGCGAGCGGCGACGTGGCCGACCGCTTCCGGAGCGCCGTCGTCCCCGAAGAGATATGAATATCCCCCGTGGCGACCTGCTCCGCTCGCGGGTGGTCGACGACCCGGGAACGACGCTGGCCACCGCGCTGGAACGCCGGCTGACGGGCTACGCCGTGTTCGAACCGCAGGACGCCGTCCTCCTCGGCGACGAACGGCGCGGCGTCGTGACCTTCGAAGGTGGCGTGCCGGTGTTGGCGTACTGCACCGACACGGACCGGGGCGGCGCCGGCGCCCTCGAAGACGTGGCGAGTCCCGGCCCTTACAGCGCCGAACTCTACGAACTCGACCGGGACGCGCTGGCCGAGGCCCACGAAGCCGACGACCTCCGCGTCTCGGCCGGCCTGCCCGCGGAGCGACTCGCCGACGACAGGGACCTCGTCACCCGAACCCGCGATGTGGCGCCCGACGACCGACTCGGCGCCGACGACACCGACGCCGTCGAGGCGTTCCTGGCTGACGAGTCCCAGATCGAAGCCATCCGGGAGCAGGCCCGCGAGGAGGCACGTGCCCGTGCCGAGGAGTGGGGGCTTACCGACGCCCTCGACGACTGAACGGCCGATACTGTCAGTAATCCAATCATATCTGAGTACGATACGCGTCCGCCGAAACACACCCATCTTTAATATTGACTGAAATGTAACGGTAGGTATCAGCAGTCGGATCACTATGCAAAATTCACACACAGGATCTGATCGCTCGTCGCCGAACGGCGGCTCCGAGGACGGGGTGTACGTCGTCAACTACTACGAGACCAGCGACATCGAACTGAGCGTCACCGTCGTCCACGCGGTTCTCGAAGTGACGGGGGCGGACCCGACCGACGTGAACCTCAACGCAGTCGTCCAACCGGACGCGCTGAACCGCATCTTCAACCCCAAACACGACGGCGAACCCCGCGAGGGCGGGCGGATCGAGTTCGACCTCGCCGGGTGTCACGTGACCGTCACCGGCGACGGCGAGGTTCGAGTCGATCCCGATTCGTAGTCGGGGCGGGACCGTCGGTCCCCGTCCGCCGTTACCGGTCGTCGTCGAGCGGTGCCGCCAGATACCGCCGGAGGCGGTCGGTAGACCAGTTGTCGGCGGCGAGTCGAACCCGCTCGGCCGACCGGTCGTACGTCACGATGCCCGCGTCGGCCAGCCGCGGGACGTGGACGGACGCCAGCGCGGTGTAGGCGCGGGCACGCTGGGTGTCGGTGGGTTCGTCGGTGTCGTTCTCCCAGCGCGCGAGCCGAGCGGCGAGTCGATCCAGCCCGACCGTCGGCTGGTCGACCAGCGACTGCAACACGAACCGACGCCGACCGTTCGACAGGAGGGCGTGGCGTTCGTCGTCGTCGAGCGTGGGCGTCGCCGTGGCGTCGACGACCCGGTCGAACAGGGGGCGGTACGTGTTGACCGTGCGCTCGTCGGTCGTCGACGGGGCGAGCCGGACGACCACGTCGGCCGCCGACTGATCGACGCTCCGAACCAGCAGGTGGAGGAACTGGAACGTGGTTTCGACGCCGCCCGCGTCGGCGAAGGGGTCGAGCGCGTCGACGTAGACGAGCGTCTTCCGGTCGGCGTCGACCCAGTCGTCGAGATAGAGCGTGATCGCCGTGCCGAGTCGGCGTAGGTCGCCCGGGTCCGACATCGACGTGACCGTGACGTCGCCGCCGGGGAGCGACTGGCGCGACGGCGTGCCGCTCGACGCAGCCGACGCCGACCGGTCGAACTCCGCGTACGTGATCACCCCGAGCGTAGCGGGCAGCGTGCCCGCGCGCCGTCGCCACTCCTCGATCACTTCTCGAACCGACCGTGACACCGAGACGACGAGGACGTTCGTGGACTCGGGAGCCACGTCGAGCGCCGCGTCGGACGCCGAGTCGCCGTCGAGCAACAACGTCGCGGTCGGTCGAGAGTCGCCGTGCCACTCGTTCGATTCGCCTTCGTCGCCGTTCGTTCCCCCCATCTGAGTGTCGATTCAGCGTTGTCACGGAGCCGATATAAAGATAGGGTGGACGCGCTCGCCGGATCAGGGGCCGTCGTCTCGGGGATCGAGGGCGGACCCGTCGCGCGGGCAGTAGTCGAAATCAGGGTCGCGCGTGCTGAACCCGCACGTCGGGCAGTCCCGAACGGGCGGCGTGTCGCCGCCGCGGCGCCACAGGAGGGGGACGAACGGCAGGAAGAGGACGGCCAACAGGGTGTCGAAGTAGTACCACGCGGCGACGCTGACGACGAGGCTCACGAACAGTCCGGCGACGGCAGTCGCCGTCCGCGATCCGACCATGCCCGCGGTTGGCGCGTCGCGGGCAAGTGCGTGGCGGTCGCCATGCGAACCGTTGTGACTGTATCCCGGTGGCTCGCCGAGACGGTCCGGCGAACCACCGGTGGTGACTCACGGCAAACCGCGTCAGTCGTCGACCGACACCCGGTCGCGGGTGGTGTCGTCCGCGGCCGGCGGATCGGAGTGGACCACGATCGACGCCGAAGCGCCACAGGGGTAGATGTCTTCGGCCGACCGCGTTCGGGCCGACCGGCAGGGGCGAGCGGCGTCTCGGACGTACGTCGCCCGACCGGACATCCGTGGCCCGCCACCGAGCCAGCGACGCGAGGCGTTCGACGAACCCGACCCGAGCCATCGCCGACGACCGCGATCCACGGTCACGTTTCGACGGGGGGCGAGCCGAACGCGACGCCGTCGGCGCCGACGGCTGCGGCGCAGAGCGCCGCGGTCCCGAGGGGTTCGTGACGGCGCCCCCCGAGAAGTAACGAGACCCGACCCGCGGCGAGCCGAAAGATACACACGGGTCTAATTAGATGTAATTAGCACGGATGGCCGATTCGTCCGTGCGTCCGACGCCCGAAATGCCCCGGCGCGTCGACTACCTGCTCGCGGCGATGGGGCTCGCCCTCTTCGGCGGCCTCGCCGTCGGCGTCGTCTCCGGCGCCGCCGTCGAGGTGGCGGCCGGTGGTGGCTCCGCCATCGCGGCGGGACTCCTCGCCGTCGAGCTGGTTCGGGATCCGCGGCAGTTGCTCCCGTCAGCCGCCCCGTCGTCTCGCGGCGACGGCCGCGACGAGGGCGACGACCGGGACGCCCGCGACCAGTAGGGGCACCTCGAACGGCCCCAGGACCGGAACCGGGAGCGAGACGCTCGCCGAGAGCAAGCCCAGATTCGGCGTCGGAACGACGACGCCGACGACGGGGAGCCGAAGCCCGCTCGACTCGTTGTCGGCCGTCTCGCCGTCGGCGGCGCCGGGACGCGGCGTATCGACGCGCTCGGCGCCGTCGTCGGTGGGTGCGTCCCGTGCGGGCGTCGGCGTCGGCTCCAGCGCGCCGGCGACGGTGGCGTTCGTCAGGTGCTCGGCACCGCTGGCGTCGCGGGCGCGAACCCGAACCAGCGTTTCGTCCGGCGCGGCGTCGAGGCGGGCGTCGAAGGCGCCCGCGGCGCCGAGGTCGACCGGTCGGAGGTCGACGATACGGCCCGTCTCGGGGTCGACCGCCTCGACGCTGACGTCGTGGACCTGCCCGTCGACGACGCGACCCCCGACGGCGACGGTCCGGTCGTCGACGTAGCCGGTGCGGCCGTCGTCGACGGTGACGTTCGGCGCGAGGAAGGTCGACAGCGAGTAGTTCCACGTCCGCTCGTTGCCGGCGGTGTCGTTGGCTCCGAGGACGAGGTAGTCGGCCCCGGCTGGGTGATAGACGGTCGTATCGAGCGTCACGTTCCGACGGTCGGGGTTCGGGGCTGTCGACGCCGGGAAGACGAGTGGGTGACGCGTGGGGGTCCCCTCGGTTTCGGTGACGTTCGCCGTCGGTACGGCGGCGGTGGCGTTCGATTTCAGCCAGACGGACTGCACCTGGACGCGGTCGGTTACCCGCCCCTCGACGTGGAGTCGGGTCGGCGACAGCCACGTCACCTCGGTGATCGAGAGCGTCGGTGCCGTGCCGTCGTCGACGGCGAGCGTAAACTCGTGCTCGTGGACGTTGCCGACCGCGTCCTCGGTAAACACGGTGATCCGGTTGCTACCGGGCACGAGCGCGAGCGACTGGCGGAAGTCGGCGCCCGGCGTGGGGCGGAGATGCTGGGCCGTCCCCGTCCGTTCGGTGCCGTTGGCCAGTTCGTAGTCGTACGTGTGGTTGATGCGGACGGCTTCGACGGCCGAGAGGTCGCGGAGGTCACCGCCGAGCGAGACGTTCCCCCGGTTCACCGTCAGTTCCGTCGGCGGCGGCGTATCGTCGTCCGCAGTCGACGCCTCCGGCCCGAACGGCGTCGTGTAGTCGATCACCGGCGCCTCGTCGTCTTTGATCACCGTCGCCCCGTGCGTGGCCACGCCGTCGGCTCGCGCGACGACCGTGACCCGGTGCGAACCCGTCCCCAGATCGAGCGTGACGCTCCGATCGAAGCGCTCGCTCCCCGGCTCGAAGGCGTGGCGAGTGGTGCCGTCGACCCGGATTTCGACGAGCGAAACCGGCGCGTCGGCCGACACCGCCACCCGGACCAGCGGGTCCGTCGGCGTGTGGTGGATTTCGCCGGGGTCGAGCGGGGCGGCGTCGACGGTGACGTCGACCGTCGGCTCGCCCGACTGGGCGGTAACGGCCGGCGAGAGGGCGCCGACACACACGAGCAGCGTAGCAACCACGGCGACGATGCGTTCGTCCATGAGCCGTCTCCGGTCGGCCCGTTGCGGCGACGACTTATCAGTGACCCGCCCCGATTATCAGCGGGTGTATCCGGCGTCGAGTACGGCCGGGCCCCGTCCGCGCCGTCTCAGGACGGCTGCGCCGGCCGTGCGCCGAGTTCGACCTCGACGGTCCGCTCCTCGCCGTCCCGCAACACCGTTATCGAGACGGTGTCGCCGGGGCTGGTCTCCAAGGCGAGGTAGCTCCCGAGCGCCTCCGTCGTCTCCGTCCGGGTGCCGTCGATGGCGAGCATCACGTCGCCGCCGACGGGGTAGCTCTCGCCGTTCACCGTCTCGGCATCCTCGCTCGGCCGGAGGGCGTCGGCCGCGGGACCGTTCGGTGCCACGTCGACCACGAGCAGCCCCCGCGGCTCGGTCAGCCCGTTGGCCTCGGCGACGGCCGGCGTGACCGTATCGATGGCGACGCCGATGAACGAGTGGTCGTACGACCCGGTCTCGATCAGTTCGGGGAGGATTCGACGCGCGAGGGCGGCAGAGATGCCGAACGCGATGTTGTCGCCGCCACCGGAGTTGATGACGGCGAGCACGCGGTCGTCGAGGCTCATCAGCGGCCCGCCGCTGTTGCCGGGGTTGACCGCCGCGTCCGTCTGGATGGCGTCGGGGATGCTGAACCCCGTCGGCGCCGGGATCGAGCGGTCCGTCCCGCTGACGATGCCGGTCGTGACAGAGCCGTCGAGGTCGAACGGGTTGCCGATGGCGACGACTTCCTGCCCGATGGTTGCGGGCGTCTCCGCGAGCGCGAGCGGCGTCGCCGCGTCCGGTAGGGCGGCGGCCTCGATCACTGCGAGGTCGCTGTTGCGGTCGGCGCCGACCACCTCGCCCGTGTACCACCGCCCGTCGCGGGTGCGAAGGTCGACCGTCGCCGCCTCGCCGACGACGTGGGCGTTGGTGACGACGTGGGCGTCGTCGTACACCCAGCCCGTGCCGCCGCCTTGGTCGGTCCGCACGAGCAGCACCGAGTCGATGGCCGCGCGGTAGACGCGGGTGTACGGGGTCGGCCCGGTCGCCGTTGCGTCGGCGGCCGCAGTCTCGGTCGTGCCGCTTCCGTCGGCAGTGGGCGACCCGTCGGTCGCCGGTGCCGTCGATCCACAGCCCGCGAGCCCTGCGGTCAGCGCGATGGCGCCGGCACGGAGGACTCCCCGCCGGCTCGCTCCCTGATCGCTCATCGGTCGATGTGGGGGATACGCCGGGGAATAGGTTGGGGTGTGAGGGATCGTCGACGGTCAGCGTCGGTTCCTGCCGGGACGGTCCGGACGGGGGCGAGCCACCCCGTCAGTTCCCCTCGACCAGTCGCCGCAACTGCGCCGGCGGCACCGCGCCCCGCGCCGCGTGCCCGTCGAACACGAAGGTGGGGACGCCGGTGATCCCCTGCCCCCGCGCCGCGTCGAACAGGTCGTCGATCCGGGAGTCGAGCGCCGCGTCGTCGCGGGCGGCGTCGACGACGCCCGCGTCGAGCCCCGCCGCCTCGGCGCAGTCGACGAGGACGTCTCGGTCGCCGATGTCGTGGCCGTCGACCCACAGCGCCTCGAAGACCGCCTCGTCGAACGCTAGCCACGTCCCGTAAGGCTCGCTCCCTTTCACCTGCAGTGAGACGACCTGCGCCGGCCGCGAATCCACGTCCGTCGCGATCTCTTGTGCCATCTCGGCGTCGTACTGCTCGCGGAGGCGGCGGACGTTTTCGCGGGCCTGATCGTAGTACTCCTCGTCTTTCCCGTCGTCGACGGAGTGGTCGATGTCGCCGTCCGGACCGCGCTTCCCCGCGCGGAGGTCGAACGGTCGCCAGTCGATTTCCAGTTCCGCCTCGCGTTCGTCCTGGTACCGGTCGAGGGACCGGCGTCCGAGATAACAGAACGGGCAGACGTAGTCGGAGTAGACGGTGATGCGCTCGCGGGCTTGCGTGTCGCTCATCGGATTAGCTGCCGGGGGCCGGACGGAAGAGCGGCCCGGTCGGCGGCGCCGGACGGGTCGACGCCGGCATCGCGGCCGCCGTCCTCGTGAACGGCGTGCCGTCCGTCACTCTACGACGACGACGCCTCTCATGCCGAGGGCCTGGTGAGGCGTGCAGACGTACTCGTACGTCCCCGACTCCGAGAACGTGTGTTCGAAGGTGAACCCCTTTTCGACGGCGTATTGGCTCTCGAAGCCGCCGCCGTTCGCGGCGACGTTGTGCTGGGAGCCCTGCCCGGTCCACTCCCAGACGACGGTCGTACCGCTCGAAACTCGAACTGCCGCCGGGTCGAACGCGTACGCGCCGCCGTTGCTGTCGGCGCCGACGGCGACGGTCACCTCGTCGCTCCCCGTCTCGTCGACGACGCCGTCGTAGTTGCCGACGTTCTCCATCCAGCCGTCGAAGCTGGCGGTGCCGCCGCCACCGCTTCCGTCGCCGCTCTCCGTCTCCGCGGCCGTGCCACTGCCCCCGTCGCCCTCGCTGCCGCCGCCGCCACTGCCGCTACAACCGGCGAGGGCCGTGAGGCCGAGCGTCCCTATCGACAGGATCACCGACCGACGTGTGTGGCGCTCTGATTCGAGCATCTTCCCAGGTCGATCCTGGCGTCGGTCGGACCCGAGGATTCGGCCGAACGCGTTCGAGTCGGTCGTCGACCCGTGGGAACGCGTCCGTCTCATCGGTCGTAGCCTCCGTCGTCGTCGAACAGCCCCATGTCCTCGGCGACGATGTCGGCGAGGCTCTCGACGATAGCGGGGTCGATTTCGGCGATAGCCTCGCCGCCGTGGACGTTCTCGTTGTGTCGGTCGACCGCCTCGGCCACGTCCGGGAGCGGGACCCGTGTCGTCGTGTCACACGTCGAACAGACGATGGGCACCGTCGGTTCGTCGTCGCTGGTCATGGTTCGGAGGGTAGCACCCCGGCGTAAAAAGCACCGGGAAGGCGGCCGGTCCCCACCGACGCCGGTCGTCCTCGCGCCGACTCCGTACGCGCCCGGCCTCGTCGCCGGTTCTCCCCCGACCTCGGCCTTCCTGCCGGTTGCGTTCGGCCCGCTCGAAACGTCCGCCTTCGCCACCCCATCGCTCTCAGTCCGCTTCCCCCCGCGCCCGCTCGAACATCGCCAGCGCCTGCTCCCGTCGCTCGCTATGGTCGACGATGGGGGCGGGGTACTCCGGCGCGGTCCGCCGGCGCTGGGTCGGCGAGAGTTCGTGCCAGTCGTGGATCAGGTCGGCGTCGACCCCCCGGAGTTCGGGGACGTACTCGCGGATGTACTCGGCGTCGGGGTCGTGGCGCTCCCCCTGGGTCATCGGGTTGAAGATGCGGAAGTACGGCTGGGCGTCGGTCCCCGTCGACGCTGCCCACTGCCAGCCGCCGTTGTTGTTCGCGGGATTGTGGTCGACCAGTTTCCTCCGGAACCAGTCGTAGCCCTCGCGCCAGTCGAGCAGGAGGTCCTTCGTCAGGAAGGAGGCGACGATCATCCGCACGCGGTTGTGCATCCACGCGTCGCGGCGCAACTGGCGCATCCCCGCGTCGACGATGGGGTAGCCCGTCTCGCCGTCCTGCCACGCCTGCAGGGCGTCGGAGTCCTCGCGCCACTCGATTGGGTTCTCGTAGTCGCGGTAGTTCTCCGTGACCACCTCCGGGTTGAAGTAGAGGACGTGGTGGTAGAACTCCCGCCACGCGAGTTCACTGCGGAACGTCTCGACCGACTCGCGGGCGGCGTCGTCGGGCGCCTCCTCGCGGGCGCGGACGACCCGGTCGTGGAGGGTGCGCACCCCGACGGTGCCGTAGGTCAGGTGCGCCGAGAGCCGGGCCGTGGCGTCGGCCGCCGGGTCGTCGCGGGCGTCGTCGTAACGGTAGATGTCCTCGGCGCAGAAGTCGTTGAGGCGGTGTCGGGCCGCCGTGTAGCCGCCGGGGGGGATGTCGGCCTCCGGCTCGTCGAACCCCAGGTCGTCGAGGGTCGGGATCGGGGTGTCATCGCCGGGGGCGGCGAGGCGGTCCGCGCCCGGCGCCTGCACGGACGCCCGCTTCTCGCGGTCCTTCCACTTCTTCCAGAAGTAGCTGTAGACCGAGTACGGCTCGCCTTTGTTCGTCGTGATCGATCCCGGTTCGTGATGGAGGTGGTCGTGGACGACGTGGGCGTCGACACCCGCGTCGGCGAGTCGCTCCCGCACCCGGTCGTCCCGGCGACGGCCCAGCCCGGAGTAGGCCTGCGCCCACGACACGCTGTCCGCGTCGTAGTCGTCGGCGAGCCGGGCGAGTTCGTCGGGAGCGTGACCGCGGACGACCACCAAGTCGCTCTCGCGCTGGCGGTACCAGTTCCGGAGGGCGTCGAGACTGTCGAGGACGAAGGCCACACGTGGGGGCGCGGCGTGCTCCAGAACCCGCGGGTCGAAGACGTACACTGGGAGAACTGGATCGTCGTCGGGCGTCACCAGCGCGAGGTTGTCCGACGGCCGAAGGTCCGTCCGGTGCCAGTGGAGGCGCATACCGGGCGGTAGGAACGGGTCGCAATAAAGGCTCGACCCGGAGTTAGCGCCGCGACGCCACTTCCCGCGCCATCGCCCGACAGTGTTCCGCGGCGACGGGCGCGTCGTCGTCGAGGGTCGCGAGCGCCCGTTCACACCCGTGCAGAAGCCGGTCACGGAACTCCCCTTCGGGGAGTTTGTTCGTCGCCACCGTCCGGGCGCTCGTGAGTATCTGCCGAGCGGTGTCGGGCCGCGACTCCGCCGTCCCCGCGTCGCCGTCGAGTGCCCGTGCCCCCGCCTCGAACAGCTGTCCGAGGACGTCCATCACGT from Haloplanus salinus encodes:
- a CDS encoding cryptochrome/photolyase family protein, giving the protein MRLHWHRTDLRPSDNLALVTPDDDPVLPVYVFDPRVLEHAAPPRVAFVLDSLDALRNWYRQRESDLVVVRGHAPDELARLADDYDADSVSWAQAYSGLGRRRDDRVRERLADAGVDAHVVHDHLHHEPGSITTNKGEPYSVYSYFWKKWKDREKRASVQAPGADRLAAPGDDTPIPTLDDLGFDEPEADIPPGGYTAARHRLNDFCAEDIYRYDDARDDPAADATARLSAHLTYGTVGVRTLHDRVVRAREEAPDDAARESVETFRSELAWREFYHHVLYFNPEVVTENYRDYENPIEWREDSDALQAWQDGETGYPIVDAGMRQLRRDAWMHNRVRMIVASFLTKDLLLDWREGYDWFRRKLVDHNPANNNGGWQWAASTGTDAQPYFRIFNPMTQGERHDPDAEYIREYVPELRGVDADLIHDWHELSPTQRRRTAPEYPAPIVDHSERREQALAMFERARGEAD
- a CDS encoding DsbA family oxidoreductase, whose amino-acid sequence is MSDTQARERITVYSDYVCPFCYLGRRSLDRYQDEREAELEIDWRPFDLRAGKRGPDGDIDHSVDDGKDEEYYDQARENVRRLREQYDAEMAQEIATDVDSRPAQVVSLQVKGSEPYGTWLAFDEAVFEALWVDGHDIGDRDVLVDCAEAAGLDAGVVDAARDDAALDSRIDDLFDAARGQGITGVPTFVFDGHAARGAVPPAQLRRLVEGN
- a CDS encoding HalOD1 output domain-containing protein; the encoded protein is MQNSHTGSDRSSPNGGSEDGVYVVNYYETSDIELSVTVVHAVLEVTGADPTDVNLNAVVQPDALNRIFNPKHDGEPREGGRIEFDLAGCHVTVTGDGEVRVDPDS
- a CDS encoding S1C family serine protease — protein: MSDQGASRRGVLRAGAIALTAGLAGCGSTAPATDGSPTADGSGTTETAAADATATGPTPYTRVYRAAIDSVLLVRTDQGGGTGWVYDDAHVVTNAHVVGEAATVDLRTRDGRWYTGEVVGADRNSDLAVIEAAALPDAATPLALAETPATIGQEVVAIGNPFDLDGSVTTGIVSGTDRSIPAPTGFSIPDAIQTDAAVNPGNSGGPLMSLDDRVLAVINSGGGDNIAFGISAALARRILPELIETGSYDHSFIGVAIDTVTPAVAEANGLTEPRGLLVVDVAPNGPAADALRPSEDAETVNGESYPVGGDVMLAIDGTRTETTEALGSYLALETSPGDTVSITVLRDGEERTVEVELGARPAQPS
- a CDS encoding halocyanin domain-containing protein — translated: MLESERHTRRSVILSIGTLGLTALAGCSGSGGGGSEGDGGSGTAAETESGDGSGGGGTASFDGWMENVGNYDGVVDETGSDEVTVAVGADSNGGAYAFDPAAVRVSSGTTVVWEWTGQGSQHNVAANGGGFESQYAVEKGFTFEHTFSESGTYEYVCTPHQALGMRGVVVVE
- a CDS encoding DUF7504 family protein yields the protein MGGTNGDEGESNEWHGDSRPTATLLLDGDSASDAALDVAPESTNVLVVSVSRSVREVIEEWRRRAGTLPATLGVITYAEFDRSASAASSGTPSRQSLPGGDVTVTSMSDPGDLRRLGTAITLYLDDWVDADRKTLVYVDALDPFADAGGVETTFQFLHLLVRSVDQSAADVVVRLAPSTTDERTVNTYRPLFDRVVDATATPTLDDDERHALLSNGRRRFVLQSLVDQPTVGLDRLAARLARWENDTDEPTDTQRARAYTALASVHVPRLADAGIVTYDRSAERVRLAADNWSTDRLRRYLAAPLDDDR
- a CDS encoding nucleotide-binding protein; the protein is MVEAFAVASGKGGTGKTTSTLALGMALAEDHDVTVVDADTGMANLLFHAGLDDATVTLHDLLVGEEDAAVPDAVYERFGMKVVPCGTSLAAFRAADPERLRDVVAELAADTDVLLLDSPAALGSKSAVLPIVLADRTMIVLQPTIPALSDGLKVQEYARSYGTETAGTLFNRVRDDEGVDRVAEQADRYFGGETLGVIPESDAARAARAAGEPLLAHAPDAPASQAFREAARRLDVRDGASGDVADRFRSAVVPEEI